Genomic segment of Acaryochloris thomasi RCC1774:
TGGTGATCTATTTGACTTTACCGTTGATAATTACAAGATCAGTCTGTTCATAGACGATCCAGGCACATTCGACTACATCGAATCCGTAACCATTGATAACAGGAGAGCTGTCTACGGAAACTGGAAAGTTGCCCCTGAATTTCTATTGAGTGAAGAGGAACAGAAGCAATTTCAGATACTGCTAGAAAGCCTGGAATGAACACCTACGCCCAAGAAGCCAGCGATGCGATGGCCCCTGGCCTGCCTTCGGCAATCGCAAGCTGAAGTGAGCGACCACCAGACCTTAACCCAGTAGCGATAGTTGGCGGCATCGCCCAGAGAACCATAGAGGCTGGCTTGTGTGTCGGCATATTCTATAGCGGCTGACAATACGACTTCAAGACCTTCGGAGTGGATGAACTCTTGTGGGTCCACTATCCGCTCTCGCCGTCCTTACTCATCAGATAATCCACAGCCCTCTTGAGTTGCATCGTTTGCTGGGCAATCTGCCCTCTCAGAACATCACCTGCCAACTGTGCTTCAACGAGTCGATCCAAGGTCTCCTGGTGATTGGACTGAACATTTACAAGCCTCTCTAACATCGCCTCTATGCGATCGAGCCTTTCGGGCGTTGCCTGAGTCATATCAATCCCTCACGCTCAGCAGCCTCACAAATCACTCGCCGGAGCCAAGCTGTTCTATTTGGCAGTTTTCTAACTGCTGTGTCTAACCTTTCAGACAACAAAACAGACACAGGCTTTTTAGCCAATTTGCCAGTAGTATTATCAGCCCGATCTGGCACTTTCAAGGTTTGGGGATATCCCGCAGGATTCGGCACGTTATATATCTCGGTTCAACACCAGAATCCTAGCATAAACAAAAACTGTAAATGAATATTACAAAAACCATTTAAGCGATATATATATCGCTTCAGATGCTATTATGTATACATACAGCAAAGGCACCGCCCAATCCCGCTAAGAAACAAGCGATGCCAATGCACTCCCAAGACTAATCAGGAGCTTTACCAATTATGACTATTTCCCTCGCCCCTGCAACAGCCAAGCAGTCGCAACTCTTCTCCGTCACTGCCTGCGTCGAGCAGTTCGACCGCGATCACGGTCGCATGGTTCGTGAAGATTACCTCTTCGCCTGTGAGCGCAAAGGCGGCTACGTTGGCCGCATCAAAGCCTGGGTCGAAGCCAATTGCACCATCGGCGGCGTCAGCCCCAACCTAATCGAACTCTACTGCTCTGAGTGGAAGACCGCAGCCGACGACCGTATCGCAGCCCTTGACGACGAATTCTAAATATCAGGGGGCCACGGTGCCCCCGCCGCCACACTTCAGAACAACCCCAGCACTACAGAAGGGGACTACCGGAGAATACACGTGATTGATGTCAAAGCCGCTCCCATTCCATGCACCTGGACTGCCTCAGATTCAAACGACGACCCTGAGATATTTGCAGTCAGTACCGGCAGCTCACCAGAGCAAGCTATCGCCAACTACTTCGATGCTTGTTTGGAGCTAGACCCGCATTACATGAACGATTCGCCAGAGTTCGTTCGATTCCTTCGGAGCTACTAAAACAAGCAGGGGGCCACGGTGCCCCCGCCGCATCACTTCCGTAAACCCATCGCTACAGGGAACAGGAGACTTACCAATGAAAGCCACGGATTTTATCAACACCCTCTCTCACTCGATTGAAGAGCTTCTAGCTCTGACAAGTGAAGACGATACTGGCTCTGAACTTGAGCAAAAGCTCTCTGCCAATGGTGACAAGCGCTGGATAGCTCATGGCGCAAAGGGCATTGTTCAAGACTGTCAGCGGGTTATCGATAACCTTTTGAGCTTCGAGAAGGGCATCAAGCAACCCACACAGTGGGAACAGCAGCACCTCATTCCGCAATGGCAAAGAGCACTCGGGCTATACCTCAGCAAGATGCAGACAATTGACGAACACTATTGCGCCACTCAACAAAACCAAGGCGAAGCATAGGCGGGCCATGAGCCACATCTATGCAGTAAACCCATCGCTACAAGGGACAGGAGAAATATACATGATTACCGCAGAAGCGCTTCAGCAAAACCTCGCGCATTGCACCGGCACCGAGCAATGGCACCAGCATCCACTGGGAATCACTTACACAGACGGCATCAAGATATTAGCCGAGGATGCCCAGTGTCACTGGCTCATTGATGCGATCGCAAGTCACCAGAAGAGCTATCAGATTATATACAACCCTGATTTGCAACAGTTTCAGCTCTGGTTGCTGACAGTCAACGAGGACAAAAGCGCAGTTCTGGCCTGCTACGAAGACAGCCCCAGCACTTGTGAACTTGTGATCACTCAGCTCATACCGATGACGGATTTCATTTTGCCTGAGATAAAGCTCTACCTGGAGCAAGGAACGCTATTGCTTCCCTCCGAACACTAAAGCCATCGGGGGCCATAGTGCCCCCCAGCAATACCCACGCCCAGCACTACAAGGGCACTACTGAGGATTACCCATGAAACCAGAAGAACTTGAGCAACGGCTCAGGCAGTTCTTGCCTAGCCCCACTCGCCATAAACATTTCACTGGGCTTTTATACACCGATGGACTTTTATACATGGTTGAAGAGCTTGAGATGGAGTGGTTAGTTCTTGCGATCGCAACTCATCAAAAAGGCTCCAGCATCACGGAAAGCAAAGAACTACAGACGTTCCAATGCTGGAAGTTTCACAATGGCAGCACTCCCATCCTGTTTTGCTACAAGGATAGGCTCAACAAATCCCCAGAGTTTGGCCGTCAAGTCCGCTCTACAGCCTTTCCCCTGCCTGAACTAGAGCTATTCGTGGACAAGGGAGTGCTCATGCTGCCCTCGGAATACGACGGCTCGTGATTATCGCAGCTTTGGCACTTGCGATGGCCCTTGGCCTGCCTTCGGCAATCGCAACCGTAGGCATTGCTGCCACTCAACGCCGAAATTTCTATCTATTCCGACCCTACAAAAGGAACCAATGATATGCAGACTCCTACCTTACCCCCACGACTTCAGACCAACCCACAACATGCAATCGCAGTTGCGATCGCAACTCTCATCAACGATTTGCTTTTCGCGGGCCGGATCGATTGGCATACAGCAGTTTACTACTGTCCGCCTGGAGTCTTTCATCTGCTGGAGTGTTCAGCAAGCCATGCAACAGTCGCAATCAAATCAATGGAGGCTTAAAGCCATGCAAGCACTAGGATTCTGTGACAGCCCCAGCTTACTAACCCTTTACGCCCACAGGGGCAACGGTACTAAGCGCTGGTTTTCCTTGGTAGACGGGGAGCCAGTAGAAGCCAGAGAAGCAATCGTTTGCTACATCAAGGCCATCGAATTCCCAGAGGTAGAACGACGCAACAAGGAGTGCAGAAAGCTGCATATCAAGATCAAAGCTCACCGCTCCATACTCATCGAAAGCGGCTACAACTCCAATTTCTCAAAGGGATTTCTACTTGCGATCGCAAGCCTGACGCCCGAACAACTGAAGCAACAAATCACGATTGAAGCTGATCCAGGGAAAGAAGAATCTGTACTCTTCTGCAAGATTTGGCTAGCAGGTCAGCGCATCTTCGTGAAAACGGAGAGCGTCCATGACTGGAGGGCCATTGCAGAAAAAGCGATCGCTAACGTTCGGGCAGCTCAGGGGGTGAGGGCATGAGTTTCAGTGATACCAGAGTTCAGCGGCATTCGATAGCATTTGTCCAGGTGATCGCACCGCTCAAGAAAGATGCGATCGCAATCAATGAATCCTTGCTAGAGCCTGATGCCTACCACCGCGCTACCGCAGAAAGCTGGCGGCAGTATCAGCGGTCGGCCAGCAGCAGCAGCCCCAGGACGACGGGGGTTGACTGGCGATTGCTCAAGCAAGTCACGGGCTATACCCGCGATGACCTAATCGGCTTTTGCCTCGACGAGGACTTGCCTACCATTTCAGGGCAGCTCACGCCCCATCAAGCCAGACAACTCAGAGACATTGTGCTTTGCAACTGGGCTGTACTCGAAGGACGATTTACGGAACATTGGCAGGCCAGGGAAGCGCTGGCAGACATCAGGCGGATGCTGCCGTGGACAGCCGGAGACCAAGAGCTATTCAGGGCGTGGGCTAGCGTTTCCCAGGGCGCGGCCAAGGGACCAGCAGCAAACTTTTATCTGGAGGATGCAGCGTAAACAGACAGCTCTAAGTCGAAGCTGCAATAGATAACTAGAAAGACCCAAGGAAAGACAAATGGCACAATTCCGAATCAACGATCAGGTCAAAAAAGCTCCGGTCCCTTTCGATAGCGTACTGGGACAACTTGCAAACAACGCTCAAGCCCTCAACGAAAACCTAGTGCAGCCAGGAGCTG
This window contains:
- a CDS encoding DUF7693 family protein, with the translated sequence MISGEKNAQLVFDTPFQSCISGDLFDFTVDNYKISLFIDDPGTFDYIESVTIDNRRAVYGNWKVAPEFLLSEEEQKQFQILLESLE
- a CDS encoding DUF6876 family protein; protein product: MITAEALQQNLAHCTGTEQWHQHPLGITYTDGIKILAEDAQCHWLIDAIASHQKSYQIIYNPDLQQFQLWLLTVNEDKSAVLACYEDSPSTCELVITQLIPMTDFILPEIKLYLEQGTLLLPSEH
- a CDS encoding DUF6876 family protein, coding for MKPEELEQRLRQFLPSPTRHKHFTGLLYTDGLLYMVEELEMEWLVLAIATHQKGSSITESKELQTFQCWKFHNGSTPILFCYKDRLNKSPEFGRQVRSTAFPLPELELFVDKGVLMLPSEYDGS